A single genomic interval of Actinomadura rubteroloni harbors:
- a CDS encoding LysR family transcriptional regulator, with the protein MELRQLGHFVAVAEERHFTRAARRVHLVQSSLSSSLRALERELGAELLVRNSRRVELTEAGRALLPAARRALAAARDGRDAVDAVRGLLRGHLAIGAIQSFGAIDPLALIARYHRAYPGVTLRLRTASVDALAAAVADGELDVAFLGLPMRARPLRLVPVATESVVLAVPADDPLAEETVVDLAGLGDREFVEFRADSALRALIDRRCAEIGLHRRASCEVDLIPDLVDLIAEGLGIALVPRSALRRAGPRVVAVGVEPEIPFELAVATAADRPPAPATAAFLAMLPGA; encoded by the coding sequence ATGGAGCTGCGCCAACTCGGGCATTTCGTTGCGGTCGCCGAGGAACGGCACTTCACGCGGGCGGCGCGGCGCGTCCACCTCGTCCAGTCGAGCCTGTCGAGTTCGCTGCGCGCGCTGGAGCGGGAGTTGGGGGCGGAGCTGCTGGTCCGCAACAGCCGCCGGGTCGAGCTGACCGAGGCGGGCCGGGCGCTGCTGCCCGCCGCCCGCCGCGCGCTCGCCGCCGCCCGGGACGGCCGCGACGCCGTCGACGCGGTGCGCGGCCTGCTGCGCGGACACCTCGCGATCGGCGCCATCCAGTCGTTCGGCGCGATCGACCCGCTCGCGCTCATCGCCCGCTACCACCGCGCCTACCCCGGCGTCACGCTGCGGCTGCGCACCGCGAGCGTGGACGCGCTGGCCGCCGCCGTCGCCGACGGGGAACTGGACGTCGCGTTCCTCGGCCTCCCGATGCGGGCGCGCCCGCTGCGGCTCGTCCCGGTCGCGACGGAATCGGTGGTGCTGGCCGTCCCGGCGGACGATCCGCTCGCGGAGGAGACGGTGGTCGACCTGGCCGGGCTCGGCGACCGCGAGTTCGTGGAGTTCCGGGCCGACTCGGCGCTGCGCGCGCTGATCGACCGCCGCTGCGCCGAGATCGGGCTGCACCGCCGCGCGTCCTGCGAGGTGGACCTCATCCCCGACCTGGTCGATCTCATCGCCGAAGGGCTCGGGATCGCGCTGGTGCCCCGGTCGGCACTGCGCCGCGCCGGGCCGCGCGTCGTCGCGGTCGGCGTCGAGCCGGAGATCCCGTTCGAGCTGGCGGTCGCCACGGCGGCGGACCGCCCGCCCGCGCCCGCGACGGCCGCGTTCCTGGCAATGCTGCCGGGCGCCTGA
- the glnII gene encoding glutamine synthetase, translating into MSYKAEYIWIDGTEPSAKLRSKTRILPDGADLPDWGFDGSSTNQAPGDNSDCVLKPVLAVPDPIRGGEHKLVLCEVYLVDGTPHPTNNRAKLRPVAEKYAAQESWFGIEQEYTFFQAGRPLGFPETGFPAPQGPYYCGVGADEVFGREIVEEHLEACLIAGIKVSGINAEVMPGQWEFQIGPASPLEVSDHLWLARWLLYRIAEDHDVAASIDAKPVKGDWNGAGAHTNFSTKAMRESYDAIVTACESLGAEGKVEEHIAGYGEGIADRLTGLHETAPFNEYSYGVSNRGASVRIPWQVEVEKKGYIEDRRPNANIDPYNVTRLLVNTCCEALEKAGQV; encoded by the coding sequence TTGAGCTACAAGGCCGAGTACATCTGGATCGACGGGACCGAGCCGTCCGCCAAGCTCCGGTCCAAGACCAGGATCCTCCCCGACGGCGCGGACCTGCCGGACTGGGGCTTCGACGGCTCCAGCACCAACCAGGCCCCCGGTGACAACTCGGACTGCGTGCTCAAGCCCGTCCTGGCCGTCCCGGACCCGATCCGCGGCGGCGAGCACAAGCTGGTGCTCTGCGAGGTCTACCTCGTGGACGGCACGCCGCACCCGACCAACAACCGCGCCAAGCTGCGCCCGGTCGCCGAGAAGTACGCCGCGCAGGAGTCCTGGTTCGGCATCGAGCAGGAGTACACGTTCTTCCAGGCGGGCCGTCCGCTCGGCTTCCCCGAGACCGGCTTCCCCGCCCCGCAGGGCCCGTACTACTGCGGCGTCGGCGCCGACGAGGTCTTCGGCCGCGAGATCGTCGAGGAGCACCTGGAGGCGTGCCTCATCGCGGGCATCAAGGTCTCCGGCATCAACGCCGAGGTCATGCCCGGCCAGTGGGAGTTCCAGATCGGCCCGGCGAGCCCGCTGGAGGTCTCCGACCACCTGTGGCTCGCGCGCTGGCTGCTCTACCGCATCGCCGAGGACCACGACGTCGCCGCCAGCATCGACGCCAAGCCGGTGAAGGGCGACTGGAACGGCGCGGGCGCGCACACCAACTTCTCCACCAAGGCGATGCGCGAGAGCTACGACGCGATCGTCACCGCGTGCGAGTCGCTCGGCGCCGAGGGCAAGGTCGAGGAGCACATCGCCGGGTACGGCGAAGGCATCGCCGACCGCCTCACCGGCCTGCACGAGACCGCGCCGTTCAACGAGTACAGCTACGGCGTCTCCAACCGCGGCGCCTCGGTGCGCATCCCGTGGCAGGTCGAGGTGGAGAAGAAGGGCTACATCGAGGACCGTCGCCCGAACGCCAACATCGACCCGTACAACGTCACGCGCCTGCTGGTGAACACCTGCTGCGAGGCGCTGGAGAAGGCCGGCCAGGTCTGA